AGGTTATTACCGTCAATAGTTTTGATTTTGCTTTAACACGAGTTGATGTCACAAGGATATATAAGTACCAAACAGTCGGACAATCAAGGACGGGTGGAAGCAAACTAATCGTCTcccatttttaatttaattaatttattctttgcaaaaaaaatgttaaaattagtcactttctattttttaagataaaatcttatttactttttaaatagtttgcacgaattattttatttctactattgtaatttatgataataaataagtttttgaaATTTGATAATCTGTTTCTAAGAGAGAACCAAAACATTTGTTTATGCTAAATTTAAGATTAAGACTAATACAGTAATTAAGCTTAACTCAGTATTGTaagagttttttttctttttcttttttctttgaaaGAAAGAGTGAAGAAGTAGAAGAAGCTGGTGTTTGGAGCGATGGTGTGTTTGGAAACATGAAGCAGAATCGGCGAAGGGAGTGTTTGTCTAATTCGATTCCAGATAGTTCAGGCATTGGTGCGAAATCGTTGATGGGAAGAGAACCCCCTCAGAATTTGTTACCCTCCAAACACGACTTACCGAGATTGGTTCTCGTGCTCGCACTCGCATCGCTAGTTGCTTGGACCTGCAATTTCCTCTTTACCTCTCTCCTTCGTTCCCCTTCCAAACCCTTTTGCGACACCAATTTCCACTCCCCCGATTACTTTCCTGGtatctccctctctctctctatttCGTTTGCTTCTGTTTTGTTGTTTTCATGCCTTTCATATGATTCTGTTCTGTTTGTTAATTTACCCATTGTTCGACCTTATGATTTACCATCTTCTTCCAACTAACTCTGCAACTCAAGAAGCCACTGGGTTTTGGTTGTTGAATTTAACTCTGGTTTAGTGAATTTCCCGTGCCACTGAACGATGAATCATACATGCCTAGTCTCTGTGTATTCTCTGggtgattttatttttcattttttattttttgtttatttcaattgtGCTCTTTTCTCTATTGAAGAAGAAAGCATACTAGAGAGAGGGAATGGATTCCgcttaaaaagaaaattagagTGAGATGGCCTTCTTTTTTCAGGGCTGAATACTTTAAGGATAGAACAGTGGATAGTTGTTGCTAACAATGATGAACAAATTCatctgatttttttattttttttttgaattatatcatggctttttgcatgggtgttcatttcttatttaattttgatttttgttgttatacattgttttgttcttttatttgttttggtAGGACGCAGATTACTTTCTAATGCGAGCCTCGTTCAATGTTTGTCTGCTTCGTATTACCTCTAATAATTTTCTTGGAAGTTCATTCTCTGGGGCCTTGTGTTATCAATCAAATTTTGTAGTCTCAACTTTGCAAACTATATGCATCTTGTGAGGTTTCTACTGACTGGGAATTGTTACAGATGCTTGTGAACCTTGTCCAAGTAATGGAGAATGCAATGATGGAAAGTTAGAATGCCTTCAGGGTTACCAAAGGCATGGGAACTTGTGTGTAGAAGATGGAGATATTAGTCAATCAGCTCGAAAGATTGTATgtgtctatatttttttatatttaaatagtgGCTTACTATTTCTTGAACTAAATACAGTCTATTATTTTTCCTtgttcttttgcattttctttaTATCTTTCTGATTGACCTTTGACTTTGACCATAGGTGGAGAGAGTGGAACGTCACCTGTGTGAGGGATATGCTCAATTTTTGTGCAGTGGAACCGGACCAATGTGGGTTAGTTTTCTCGTGTTTAACCCTTGGAGTTTGCAGTTTActtgtatttatttatgtttggcTGTATACATTACTGCTTGAGTTGTTCTTAGTTCTGCTGATTTCAACTTCCTTTTGTATTTCAATCTCAGGTCCCCGAGGATGTTTTGTGGAATCATTTTCAGCCGGTGGAAAATGTCAAAGTGGACAATGCTCTTCATAATTATACAAAACAAAGGGCAGTTGAAACAATGGGGAAATTATTGGAGACGAGATTAAACAACTCTCATGGGTATATCATCTCTATTCCGTTTTAATCAAGTCAACAGTGACTATTAGTTACATGTTTCCAAAGAGGCTTAAACTTCTGCTTATTATGTCACTTTCGAGTTATGTCTCATACAGGATGAAGGAGTTTAAGTGTCCAGATCTACTGGCAGTGCATTACAAGCCGTATACCTGCTGTATTCGTCAGTGGGTCTCCCAGCATATTCTAGTTGTTTTGCCCATTTGTGCCATGGTATCTGTTTTTTAAAGACATACTTTAATGCATATATTTCTGTCATGGATGAGTAAACAAGTTGATTGTGTTGAGATTTAACAGCTTGTTGGATGCATAACTTTGTTCTGGAGTATTCGACGGAAACTGTCCATGTCAAGAAGAGTTGAGGAGCTTTACGACAAGGTACAGTGGGACACATACAAAGGCATATATAGACACAAGGGATTATTACATGTTTCATTGATGATTTCACCCAATAACAAGTGTGATTTCAAGTAGTGATGGGAATGCCTTCGATTAAGAATGTGTATACATGCATGcctacacacatatatatagaAGCTCACAAGTATATTGCAATAGAGTATTTTTGTTAGTTGAATTCACAAAATAGTACCCAATTTTAGAAGGTAGTTCTGTGTAAAGTGACCATAGGGTTCAAATGCCCCAATTTGATATATTATAGTTCTGTAGTTTTAGATGAGTGAAGAAATATCATACTCTCTAGTTTTTGTTATTAGAGTTTGGATAAACTAGGATTTTGATCAATGCAGTAGACCGTTACTCAGACAGTAAAATCAGTTGAATgtgtttttcaaataaatatataaaaaatctgACTTTTGGCTCCCTTTAACTACAGTTACATTTATATCTGTTGTGCACAGGTTTTTTTACTGAATGACTAATTGCATCTTTATTCTGATTTTATATCTGTTCAAAATTTCTTTGTTACTGATGTTTTAGGTCTGTGAAATACTTGAAGATAATGCATTGACATCAAAGAGTGCAAATGGTGAATGTGAACCCTGGTTTGTTGCTTCTAGGTTACGTGATCACCTGCTTTTGCCAAGAGAGCGGAAGAACCCTTTATTATGGAGAAAGGTAGTTCCAGAGCTATTTTGAAAGCCATTCCACTTGATTACCCTGttttattgtaataataattaatcaatCACGGAAGCAGAACAAGCTAATTCATTTTGTCTGGATTAGCTGACACCATCATAGTTATTAGAATCTTATTACTTCCAATTCAAATCTTACGATTTGATACAATTTGGATGCCTGTTGATTTGTATCGTAAGATGAATTTTAAGTGTCTTTGTATATGCCATTCTTGAAGATTTCAGCAAGGACAAAGTCATACTTAAGGCATATCCTTGTAAATCAGCGAAattgtttattttctctttttcattcCACTTACTGATTGATGAATCTTTGACCCCAACTATCTTTTAGAGTGCTGTTGATGAAATCACTTTTTTCCTGTAATTAAAGTTAAATGTCAATGGGTTTTTAAATTAACTAAACGAATGATTGATCTTATAAAAACTTTGTTGGGATCACAGGTAGAAGAATTGGTTCAAGAAGATTCGCGAATAGATTGCTATCCAAAGTTGGTGAAGGGTGAATCAAAAGTGGTATGGGAATGGCAAGGTACATGCGTGTGCTGGCAATATCATGAAATCTATTCCATCCAGTAATGCGAGCAATTTAATATACTGATAAAATTCTGATGAATTGCTGAGAGGCAGTCTTTTCTTTTCAGCTAATATTCTTATTACTTCTATCAATTATTTCTAgtgatttatatttttgtttaccTCATATTCTACAGTTGAAGGCTCTTTGAGTGTctcaaagatgaagaaaagaagAGATGCAAGCAAAACAAGGATCAACGAAAGCATGGATCTGAATCAACG
The sequence above is a segment of the Phaseolus vulgaris cultivar G19833 chromosome 2, P. vulgaris v2.0, whole genome shotgun sequence genome. Coding sequences within it:
- the LOC137809976 gene encoding uncharacterized protein, which codes for MKQNRRRECLSNSIPDSSGIGAKSLMGREPPQNLLPSKHDLPRLVLVLALASLVAWTCNFLFTSLLRSPSKPFCDTNFHSPDYFPDACEPCPSNGECNDGKLECLQGYQRHGNLCVEDGDISQSARKIVERVERHLCEGYAQFLCSGTGPMWVPEDVLWNHFQPVENVKVDNALHNYTKQRAVETMGKLLETRLNNSHGMKEFKCPDLLAVHYKPYTCCIRQWVSQHILVVLPICAMLVGCITLFWSIRRKLSMSRRVEELYDKVCEILEDNALTSKSANGECEPWFVASRLRDHLLLPRERKNPLLWRKVEELVQEDSRIDCYPKLVKGESKVVWEWQVEGSLSVSKMKKRRDASKTRINESMDLNQRQHPEVKTEPVEPLF